The following nucleotide sequence is from Dyella sp. BiH032.
ACGCATCGCCCGGGCGAGCGGCACGCCCAGCACGTCGCCGAAGGTGCGGGCGAAGGCTTCCTCGACGTCCGGCGCGAACTGGGTGGCAAGCTTTTCGAGGCGGCGAGCGAGTTCGGCGTCGCCGGCGATGTCCACCTTACCTGGTGCTACGCCCTCGTCATCGCGGCGCACGGCCATTGCCAGCAGGCTGCCCGGCGTGGCGCGGACCCGCAGATGGCTGTCCTCCCGGGCTGGCCCGACTTCGAGGCGTCCCTCGCGTACGGCGATCGCCAGCGTCAGCTCCGGACCATCCAGATGGACCTGGATGCTGCGCCCTTCCAGCGCGGATACCCGCTGCTGGGTGTCAGGATCGAGCGAAAGCGCATGATTGAGCGCGGTCTGTAGTGCGCGGCCGGCGATCGCGCGCAACGGGCGCGGCAGCCAGGGTCGGGGGGCGGAGGCGGTCATGCCCGGCATTGTAGCGGCAGGGCACGGGCGCACGCCGCGCCGAGGTTTACAGGCCGACGAGGTAAAGCCTGGGGTCCACGCGCTGACCGCTGTGATGCACTTCGAAGTGCAAGTGCGCGCCGGTGGAGCGGCCGGTCGAGCCGACCTTGGCGATGACGGCGCCCGCGTCCACGATCTGCCCGGCTTTCACCAGCAGTTTGGAAGCGTGCGCGTAGAGCGTGCGGTAGCCGGGGCGGTGCTCAATCACCACGACATTGCCATAGGCGGCCTGATGGCCTGCCAGGATCACCTTGCCGCCCGCCACGGCGTGGATCGCCGTGCCTTGGGGAGCACCGAAGTCGATGCCGGAGTGGAACTTGCGGGTGCGCTTGAACGGATCCGTGCGATGGCCGAAGTGCGAGGTCACGCGCGCGAAGTCGATGGGCATCAGCTTGACGTCCAGGCCGGCGAGTTGGTCGAGGCCGAGCGGTTCATCCGCGTCTTCGTGTTCCTCGGACTCGGCCGTGACTGAGGGGGCGTCCGCCGCGGCGATCGCGGCCGGCATGGTTGCTGGAACCGGGGACTCGAGCGGCCGCATCGTTCGTCCGGCCGTCGTGAGGGGGGCGAGCAGCAGGGCAGTGATGACGGCGTAAGCCAGGGCCAGGCGTCGCGCGGGCAATCGATAAGCGAGGCGTTTCAGCAGAGGCATGGCGTACTCCGCGGCCGCACGCGGCCGTCGCCCGGCGCGGCCGGGCGGTGGTGGTCGGATGGGAAAAGGCGGCTCAAGGACTGAGCGCAGACACCGTGCGGAAGTGCGTCGGTGTGGGGACTATTTCACCGAGAAAAGTCCGGCGGAGATATAAGAAACCTCGCAAACCCCTGCCGTGACTCAGGTTTGCGAGAGAGGCTCGTTCAGGCGGCGCCGTCGAAGCCGAACTGGCGCCACGCCTCGTAGACGGCGATGGCGACCGTATTGGACAGATTGAGGCTCCGACTGTCCGGCCGCATCGGCAGGCGCAGCCGGCAGGCTTCCGGGATGGACTCCAACACGTCGGAAGGCAGGCCGGCCGTTTCGCAGCCGAAGAGCAAGGCATCGCCCGGCGCGAAGCGCGCATCCACGTGCGCCACACGGCCGCGGGTAGAGAACGCGAACACCCGTGGATGCGCCAGGGTCGCCAGGCAACCGGACAGGTCGTCATGTACGGCCAGGTGCGCGTACTCGTGGTAATCCAGGCCCGCGCGACGCAGGCGCGCATCGTCGAGCTCGAAGCCCAATGGACGGATGAGGTGCAGCGAGGCGCCCGTGTTGGCGCAGAGGCGGATCACGTTGCCGGTATTCGGCGGGATCTCGGGATTGAACAGGATGACATGGAGCATCCGGCGATTATCAGGGAGGGGCGCCCGCCGGCACAGCGCCCCGTCCAGCGGTCAACCGCCGAGACGGGGGCAGACCACGCCGTCGGCCGGCAGCAGACATGCGGCGTGGGCCGCGGGGCTGAGCTGGCCGGCGCTGGCGCTGGCGGCCAGGCGGATCGCATCGGGGGAGGCACTGACCATCGCAGCCAGGACCAGGCCGCAGACCGCGAGGCAGGCGACGAACAGGCCGCGCAGCATCAAGGCTTCGGTTTTCATGGGGTTGTCTCCGACAAAGGGGGTGAGGTTCCTGCCTCCATGGACTCGCAAGCGTTGTGCCAAGGTGGGCCGAATCACAAGGCCTTGATTTGGCGGCACTTAGGATGTCGCCTTGCCAACGTTCGACTGTCCGCGGACACCCCGCACTCGCCAGCGGACAGCCTGCCGGACAGTGTCCGGACACCGCCGCCATCCCTGCCGATGGTCATTTGCGGTTCCCTTCACGCATGACTAGCCTCGGAGGTTCCCGTGAAACAGGAGGTTCATCCATGCGAAAACCCCTTGCCCTGCTTGTCGCCGGGCTTCTGTCCGCCGGAGTCGCCATGACCGCGCCGTCGTCCATGGCTGCCCCGGCCACGCAGACCATCCCAGAGATCGCCTATACGC
It contains:
- a CDS encoding tRNA (cytidine(34)-2'-O)-methyltransferase; translation: MLHVILFNPEIPPNTGNVIRLCANTGASLHLIRPLGFELDDARLRRAGLDYHEYAHLAVHDDLSGCLATLAHPRVFAFSTRGRVAHVDARFAPGDALLFGCETAGLPSDVLESIPEACRLRLPMRPDSRSLNLSNTVAIAVYEAWRQFGFDGAA
- a CDS encoding SCP2 sterol-binding domain-containing protein, with protein sequence MTASAPRPWLPRPLRAIAGRALQTALNHALSLDPDTQQRVSALEGRSIQVHLDGPELTLAIAVREGRLEVGPAREDSHLRVRATPGSLLAMAVRRDDEGVAPGKVDIAGDAELARRLEKLATQFAPDVEEAFARTFGDVLGVPLARAMRQALAHARESGSHLAEDTADWLRDEAHVAMAPGEVETFLDGVDALRERSERLESRLARLEQKLKGNAA
- a CDS encoding M23 family metallopeptidase, yielding MPLLKRLAYRLPARRLALAYAVITALLLAPLTTAGRTMRPLESPVPATMPAAIAAADAPSVTAESEEHEDADEPLGLDQLAGLDVKLMPIDFARVTSHFGHRTDPFKRTRKFHSGIDFGAPQGTAIHAVAGGKVILAGHQAAYGNVVVIEHRPGYRTLYAHASKLLVKAGQIVDAGAVIAKVGSTGRSTGAHLHFEVHHSGQRVDPRLYLVGL